The Columba livia isolate bColLiv1 breed racing homer chromosome 18, bColLiv1.pat.W.v2, whole genome shotgun sequence genome includes a region encoding these proteins:
- the UNC13D gene encoding protein unc-13 homolog D isoform X2, with amino-acid sequence MDLSHRLSKRELALLYEEVLYTIQHRLGKPEHHHVADSQELYAYVQKAFSMDAEEHRLIMQQVKELESPIFCLKATVKEAKGILGKDVSGFSDPYCLLGIEAKSQEPAHADHKKRMKAVVKDLIPEDQIHRTQVISQTLNPVWDETFILEFGDVETASFHLDMWDSDMVESVRHKLGELTDLHGLKRIFKDARKDKGQDDFLGNVVLRLKDLHCWDDRWYQLEPRTETYPNRGQCHLQFLLTHKKRATTSSRTQPSYTVHRHLLQQLVSYEILQHQAGSIAWDGELSRHASTVLYLHATQKDLSDFHQVMAQWLAYSKLYQSLEFNSNSLLHQITSIEYQWVQERLRPEQKAELAESFQSLLTYGVSLIRRYRIIFPLSVPRSLERLQSLLRVLVQMCKMKAFRELCTPSPDLPQMVSVALKSGTTEWFHMKKQHLKPMVKSTEENGKALSRLLLEVIGDLQQCQKVWNKFFINTLKLNLFSIAYLELESLVAEHVQEELREVDSSMSKPTAESLFQLYLNLQELYRMKDFVPKRDGPLALSNFHQWFKEAVPQWLQKAYTIALERAQRAVQMDQLVPFGEHNKHSTSTVDLSTCYAQIVKTWQQLNWPDPEEAFMIMVKLVEDMCKIALMYCRLIKERAEALSLREQNEGEAANRLCIVVNNVKQLRLLILKLPLQLDWAQLEQRTGAIIDQQQIQHTLHHQLDSTVSCLDHEVRDVVQALATKLEKGIARHIQELSSSNDTGEPEDAIIPLMKFLESELQYLNEHLVQENFKSLLTLLWHHTLAVLSAAAGQQVSSAQRYKKLHCALKSLELCFHAEGCGLPLETLRTAAFQSLEPHLALCSATSRKLIQKYFSNRIQQQLNTSSEKYGAVTIKALYRPSEQKLHVEVLNAVNLIPLDSNGSSDPFVQLTLEPRHEFPEVVARTTQCKKNELHPLFDEAFDFLIPPEKCRQEGACLLLTVFDYDTLGSNDLEGEAFFPLRHLPGLDTDQDQADAGRVPQTRLPLTHPKPSGDEILRLLESRKGDKEAQAFVKLRKQRAKQSKETE; translated from the exons ATGGATCTGTCCCACCGGTTGTCCAAGAGAGAG CTGGCCCTGCTCTATGAGGAGGTCCTCTACACCATCCAGCACCGCCTGGGTAAACCCGAGCACCACCACGTCGCCGACTCCCAGGAGCTCTATGCTTACGTGCAAAAG GCTTTCAGCATGGATGCGGAGGAGCACAGGCTCATCATGCAGCAGGTCAAGGAACTGGAG AGCCCAATTTTCTGCCTGAAAGCAACCGTGAAGGAAGCCAAGGGGATTTTGGGTAAAGACGTCAGCG GTTTCAGCGACCCATACTGCCTGCTGGGCATCGAGGCCAAGAGCCAAGAACCGGCCCACGCCGATCACAAGAAGCGGATGAAGGCTGTGGTCAAAGACCTCATCCCTGAAGACCAAATCCATCGCACACAAGTCATAAGCCAGACCCTCAACCCGGTGTGGGACGAGACATTCATTCT GGAGTTTGGAGACGTGGAGACGGCCAGCTTCCACCTGGACATGTG GGACTCGGACATGGTGGAGTCGGTGCGGCACAAGCTGGGGGAGCTGACAGATCTCCATGGCCTCAAACG GATCTTTAAAGATGCTCGCAAAGACAAAGGGCAGGATGATTTCCTGGGAAATGTGGTCCTTCGCCTGAAG GACCTGCACTGCTGGGATGACCGGTGGTACCAGCTGGAGCCACGGACTGAGACGTATCCCAACCGGGGACAGTGTCACCTGCAGTTCCTGCTGACCCACAAGAAG AGGGCCACCACGAGCAGCAGGACACAGCCGAGCTACACTGTACATCgccacctcctgcagcagctggtgtcCTATGAGATCCTTCAGCACCAG GCCGGCAGCATCGCCTGGGACGGGGAGCTGAGCAGGCACGCCAGCACCGTGCTGTACCTGCATGCCACGCAGAAGGATCTCTCTGACTTCCACCAGGTCATGGC gcagTGGCTGGCGTACAGCAAGCTCTACCAGAGCCTGGAGTTCAACAGCAACAGCCTGCTCCACCAGATCACCAGCATTGAGTACCAGTGGGTGCAGGAGCGGCTGAGGCCAGAGCAG aaagcagagctggccGAGTCCTTCCAGTCCTTGCTGACTTACGGGGTCTCCCTCATCCGGAGGTACCGCATCATTTTCCCCCTCTCTGTCCCGAGGTCCCTGGAGAGGCTCCAGTCCCTGCTGCG GGTCCTGGTCCAGATGTGCAAAATGAAAGCCTTCCGGGAGCTGTGCACACCCAGCCCTGACCTCCCCCAGATGGTCTCCGTGGCCCTGAAG TCAGGCACCACGGAGTGGTTTCATATGAAGAAGCAGCACCTCAAGCCCATGGTGAAG AGCACGGAGGAGaatggcaaagccttgtccagACTCCTCCTGGAGGTGATAGGAGATCTCCAGCAGTGCCAGAAGGTCTGGAATAAGTTCTTCATCAA CACTTTGAAGTTGAATCTCTTCTCCATCGCCTACCTGGAGCTGGAGAGCCTG GTTGCAGAGCATGTCCAGGAGGAACTGCGTGAGGTCGACAGCAGCATGTCCAAGCCCACGGCCGAGAGCCTTTTCCAGCTCTACCTGAACCTGCAGGAGCTCTATCGGATGAAGGATTTCGTCCCAAAGAG GGATGGACCTCTGGCTCTGAGCAATTTCCACCAGTGGTTCAAGGAAGCTGTGCCCCAGTGGTTGCAGAAGGCCTACACCATCGCATTGGAGAGGGCACAGAGGGCTGTCCAGATGGACCAG CTGGTGCCTTTTGGGGAGCACAACAAGCACAGCACATCCACCGTCGACCTGTCTACCTGCTACGCCCAGATCGTGAAGACCTGGCAGCAGCTCAACTGGCCTGACCCTGAGGAAGCCTTTATGATCATGGTGAAGCTCGTGGAG GACATGTGCAAAATCGCCCTGATGTACTGCCGGCTCATCAAGGAGAGGGCTGAGGCTCTGTCACTCAGAGAGCAGAATGAGGGCGAAGCTGCCAACAGG CTCTGCATCGTGGTGAACAACGTCAAACAGCTGCGGCTGCTGATCCTGAAGCTGCCATTGCAGCTGGACTGGGCCCAGCTGGAGCAGCGCACAGGGGCCATCATTGACCAGCAGCAGATCCAGCACACGCTGCACCACCAGCTTGACAGCACTGTCTCCTGCCTGGACCACGAGGTCCGGGATGTAGTCCAAGCCCTGGCTACCAAG CTGGAGAAGGGCATCGCCAGGCACATCCAGGAGCTCTCATCTTCCAACGACACTGGGGAGCCCGAGGAT GCCATCATCCCGCTCATGAAGTTCCTGGAGTCGGAGCTGCAGTATCTCAATGAGCATCTGGTCCAGGAGAACTTCAAAAG CCTCCTCACTCTCCTCTGGCATCACACCCTGGCCGTGCTGTCAGCAGCCGCGGGGCAGCAGGTCTCCTCGGCCCAGCGCTACAAGAAGCTGCACTGTGCCCTGAAG AGCCTGGAGCTGTGCTTCCATGCCGAGGGCTGTGGGCTGCCGCTGGAGACCCTCCGCACAGCAGCCTTCCAG TCGCTGGAGCCGCACCTGGCCCTCTGCTCCGCCACCAGCCGCAAACTCATCCAGAAATACTTCAGCAACAGGATCCAGCAGCAG CTGAACACCAGTTCAGAGAAGTACGGAGCCGTGACGATCAAAGCGCTGTACCGCCCTTCGGAGCAGAAGCTGCACGTGGAAGTGCTCAACGCCGTCAACCTCATCCCACTGGACTCCAATG GCTCCAGTGACCCCTTCGTCCAGCTCACCCTGGAGCCCCGGCACGAGTTCCCCGAGGTGGTGGCCCGGACCACCCAGTGCAAGAAGAATGAGCTGCACCCCCTCTTCGATGAAGCCTTCGACTT CTTGATCCCCCCCGAGAAGTGCCGGCAGGAGGGGGCCTGCCTGCTGCTGACCGTGTTTGACTACGACACGCTGGGGTCCAACGACCTGGAGGGCGAAGCCTTCTTCCCCCTCCGTCACCTGCCCGGCCTCGACACCGACCAGGACCAGGCTGACGCGGGACGGGTGCCCCAGACCCGCCTCCCCCTCACACACCCCAAACCCTCCG GAGACGAGATCCTCCGGCTGCTGGAGTCCAGGAAGGGGGACAAAGAGGCTCAGGCCTTCGTTAAGCTCCGCAAGCAACGAGCCAAGCAGTCCAAGGAGACGGagtga
- the UNC13D gene encoding protein unc-13 homolog D isoform X1, which produces MDAAGGTPVGTLPGEESAEMDLSHRLSKRELALLYEEVLYTIQHRLGKPEHHHVADSQELYAYVQKAFSMDAEEHRLIMQQVKELESPIFCLKATVKEAKGILGKDVSGFSDPYCLLGIEAKSQEPAHADHKKRMKAVVKDLIPEDQIHRTQVISQTLNPVWDETFILEFGDVETASFHLDMWDSDMVESVRHKLGELTDLHGLKRIFKDARKDKGQDDFLGNVVLRLKDLHCWDDRWYQLEPRTETYPNRGQCHLQFLLTHKKRATTSSRTQPSYTVHRHLLQQLVSYEILQHQAGSIAWDGELSRHASTVLYLHATQKDLSDFHQVMAQWLAYSKLYQSLEFNSNSLLHQITSIEYQWVQERLRPEQKAELAESFQSLLTYGVSLIRRYRIIFPLSVPRSLERLQSLLRVLVQMCKMKAFRELCTPSPDLPQMVSVALKSGTTEWFHMKKQHLKPMVKSTEENGKALSRLLLEVIGDLQQCQKVWNKFFINTLKLNLFSIAYLELESLVAEHVQEELREVDSSMSKPTAESLFQLYLNLQELYRMKDFVPKRDGPLALSNFHQWFKEAVPQWLQKAYTIALERAQRAVQMDQLVPFGEHNKHSTSTVDLSTCYAQIVKTWQQLNWPDPEEAFMIMVKLVEDMCKIALMYCRLIKERAEALSLREQNEGEAANRLCIVVNNVKQLRLLILKLPLQLDWAQLEQRTGAIIDQQQIQHTLHHQLDSTVSCLDHEVRDVVQALATKLEKGIARHIQELSSSNDTGEPEDAIIPLMKFLESELQYLNEHLVQENFKSLLTLLWHHTLAVLSAAAGQQVSSAQRYKKLHCALKSLELCFHAEGCGLPLETLRTAAFQSLEPHLALCSATSRKLIQKYFSNRIQQQLNTSSEKYGAVTIKALYRPSEQKLHVEVLNAVNLIPLDSNGSSDPFVQLTLEPRHEFPEVVARTTQCKKNELHPLFDEAFDFLIPPEKCRQEGACLLLTVFDYDTLGSNDLEGEAFFPLRHLPGLDTDQDQADAGRVPQTRLPLTHPKPSGDEILRLLESRKGDKEAQAFVKLRKQRAKQSKETE; this is translated from the exons ATGGATGCTGCCGGCGGGACCCCCGTGGGGACCCTCCCTGGGGAGGAGAGCGCTGAG ATGGATCTGTCCCACCGGTTGTCCAAGAGAGAG CTGGCCCTGCTCTATGAGGAGGTCCTCTACACCATCCAGCACCGCCTGGGTAAACCCGAGCACCACCACGTCGCCGACTCCCAGGAGCTCTATGCTTACGTGCAAAAG GCTTTCAGCATGGATGCGGAGGAGCACAGGCTCATCATGCAGCAGGTCAAGGAACTGGAG AGCCCAATTTTCTGCCTGAAAGCAACCGTGAAGGAAGCCAAGGGGATTTTGGGTAAAGACGTCAGCG GTTTCAGCGACCCATACTGCCTGCTGGGCATCGAGGCCAAGAGCCAAGAACCGGCCCACGCCGATCACAAGAAGCGGATGAAGGCTGTGGTCAAAGACCTCATCCCTGAAGACCAAATCCATCGCACACAAGTCATAAGCCAGACCCTCAACCCGGTGTGGGACGAGACATTCATTCT GGAGTTTGGAGACGTGGAGACGGCCAGCTTCCACCTGGACATGTG GGACTCGGACATGGTGGAGTCGGTGCGGCACAAGCTGGGGGAGCTGACAGATCTCCATGGCCTCAAACG GATCTTTAAAGATGCTCGCAAAGACAAAGGGCAGGATGATTTCCTGGGAAATGTGGTCCTTCGCCTGAAG GACCTGCACTGCTGGGATGACCGGTGGTACCAGCTGGAGCCACGGACTGAGACGTATCCCAACCGGGGACAGTGTCACCTGCAGTTCCTGCTGACCCACAAGAAG AGGGCCACCACGAGCAGCAGGACACAGCCGAGCTACACTGTACATCgccacctcctgcagcagctggtgtcCTATGAGATCCTTCAGCACCAG GCCGGCAGCATCGCCTGGGACGGGGAGCTGAGCAGGCACGCCAGCACCGTGCTGTACCTGCATGCCACGCAGAAGGATCTCTCTGACTTCCACCAGGTCATGGC gcagTGGCTGGCGTACAGCAAGCTCTACCAGAGCCTGGAGTTCAACAGCAACAGCCTGCTCCACCAGATCACCAGCATTGAGTACCAGTGGGTGCAGGAGCGGCTGAGGCCAGAGCAG aaagcagagctggccGAGTCCTTCCAGTCCTTGCTGACTTACGGGGTCTCCCTCATCCGGAGGTACCGCATCATTTTCCCCCTCTCTGTCCCGAGGTCCCTGGAGAGGCTCCAGTCCCTGCTGCG GGTCCTGGTCCAGATGTGCAAAATGAAAGCCTTCCGGGAGCTGTGCACACCCAGCCCTGACCTCCCCCAGATGGTCTCCGTGGCCCTGAAG TCAGGCACCACGGAGTGGTTTCATATGAAGAAGCAGCACCTCAAGCCCATGGTGAAG AGCACGGAGGAGaatggcaaagccttgtccagACTCCTCCTGGAGGTGATAGGAGATCTCCAGCAGTGCCAGAAGGTCTGGAATAAGTTCTTCATCAA CACTTTGAAGTTGAATCTCTTCTCCATCGCCTACCTGGAGCTGGAGAGCCTG GTTGCAGAGCATGTCCAGGAGGAACTGCGTGAGGTCGACAGCAGCATGTCCAAGCCCACGGCCGAGAGCCTTTTCCAGCTCTACCTGAACCTGCAGGAGCTCTATCGGATGAAGGATTTCGTCCCAAAGAG GGATGGACCTCTGGCTCTGAGCAATTTCCACCAGTGGTTCAAGGAAGCTGTGCCCCAGTGGTTGCAGAAGGCCTACACCATCGCATTGGAGAGGGCACAGAGGGCTGTCCAGATGGACCAG CTGGTGCCTTTTGGGGAGCACAACAAGCACAGCACATCCACCGTCGACCTGTCTACCTGCTACGCCCAGATCGTGAAGACCTGGCAGCAGCTCAACTGGCCTGACCCTGAGGAAGCCTTTATGATCATGGTGAAGCTCGTGGAG GACATGTGCAAAATCGCCCTGATGTACTGCCGGCTCATCAAGGAGAGGGCTGAGGCTCTGTCACTCAGAGAGCAGAATGAGGGCGAAGCTGCCAACAGG CTCTGCATCGTGGTGAACAACGTCAAACAGCTGCGGCTGCTGATCCTGAAGCTGCCATTGCAGCTGGACTGGGCCCAGCTGGAGCAGCGCACAGGGGCCATCATTGACCAGCAGCAGATCCAGCACACGCTGCACCACCAGCTTGACAGCACTGTCTCCTGCCTGGACCACGAGGTCCGGGATGTAGTCCAAGCCCTGGCTACCAAG CTGGAGAAGGGCATCGCCAGGCACATCCAGGAGCTCTCATCTTCCAACGACACTGGGGAGCCCGAGGAT GCCATCATCCCGCTCATGAAGTTCCTGGAGTCGGAGCTGCAGTATCTCAATGAGCATCTGGTCCAGGAGAACTTCAAAAG CCTCCTCACTCTCCTCTGGCATCACACCCTGGCCGTGCTGTCAGCAGCCGCGGGGCAGCAGGTCTCCTCGGCCCAGCGCTACAAGAAGCTGCACTGTGCCCTGAAG AGCCTGGAGCTGTGCTTCCATGCCGAGGGCTGTGGGCTGCCGCTGGAGACCCTCCGCACAGCAGCCTTCCAG TCGCTGGAGCCGCACCTGGCCCTCTGCTCCGCCACCAGCCGCAAACTCATCCAGAAATACTTCAGCAACAGGATCCAGCAGCAG CTGAACACCAGTTCAGAGAAGTACGGAGCCGTGACGATCAAAGCGCTGTACCGCCCTTCGGAGCAGAAGCTGCACGTGGAAGTGCTCAACGCCGTCAACCTCATCCCACTGGACTCCAATG GCTCCAGTGACCCCTTCGTCCAGCTCACCCTGGAGCCCCGGCACGAGTTCCCCGAGGTGGTGGCCCGGACCACCCAGTGCAAGAAGAATGAGCTGCACCCCCTCTTCGATGAAGCCTTCGACTT CTTGATCCCCCCCGAGAAGTGCCGGCAGGAGGGGGCCTGCCTGCTGCTGACCGTGTTTGACTACGACACGCTGGGGTCCAACGACCTGGAGGGCGAAGCCTTCTTCCCCCTCCGTCACCTGCCCGGCCTCGACACCGACCAGGACCAGGCTGACGCGGGACGGGTGCCCCAGACCCGCCTCCCCCTCACACACCCCAAACCCTCCG GAGACGAGATCCTCCGGCTGCTGGAGTCCAGGAAGGGGGACAAAGAGGCTCAGGCCTTCGTTAAGCTCCGCAAGCAACGAGCCAAGCAGTCCAAGGAGACGGagtga
- the UNC13D gene encoding protein unc-13 homolog D isoform X3, which produces MDAAGGTPVGTLPGEESAEMDLSHRLSKRELALLYEEVLYTIQHRLGKPEHHHVADSQELYAYVQKAFSMDAEEHRLIMQQVKELESPIFCLKATVKEAKGILGKDVSGFSDPYCLLGIEAKSQEPAHADHKKRMKAVVKDLIPEDQIHRTQVISQTLNPVWDETFILEFGDVETASFHLDMWDSDMVESVRHKLGELTDLHGLKRIFKDARKDKGQDDFLGNVVLRLKDLHCWDDRWYQLEPRTETYPNRGQCHLQFLLTHKKRATTSSRTQPSYTVHRHLLQQLVSYEILQHQAGSIAWDGELSRHASTVLYLHATQKDLSDFHQVMAQWLAYSKLYQSLEFNSNSLLHQITSIEYQWVQERLRPEQKAELAESFQSLLTYGVSLIRRYRIIFPLSVPRSLERLQSLLRVLVQMCKMKAFRELCTPSPDLPQMVSVALKSGTTEWFHMKKQHLKPMVKSTEENGKALSRLLLEVIGDLQQCQKVWNKFFINTLKLNLFSIAYLELESLVAEHVQEELREVDSSMSKPTAESLFQLYLNLQELYRMKDFVPKRDGPLALSNFHQWFKEAVPQWLQKAYTIALERAQRAVQMDQLVPFGEHNKHSTSTVDLSTCYAQIVKTWQQLNWPDPEEAFMIMVKLVEDMCKIALMYCRLIKERAEALSLREQNEGEAANRLCIVVNNVKQLRLLILKLPLQLDWAQLEQRTGAIIDQQQIQHTLHHQLDSTVSCLDHEVRDVVQALATKLEKGIARHIQELSSSNDTGEPEDAIIPLMKFLESELQYLNEHLVQENFKSLLTLLWHHTLAVLSAAAGQQVSSAQRYKKLHCALKSLELCFHAEGCGLPLETLRTAAFQSLEPHLALCSATSRKLIQKYFSNRIQQQLNTSSEKYGAVTIKALYRPSEQKLHVEVLNAVNLIPLDSNA; this is translated from the exons ATGGATGCTGCCGGCGGGACCCCCGTGGGGACCCTCCCTGGGGAGGAGAGCGCTGAG ATGGATCTGTCCCACCGGTTGTCCAAGAGAGAG CTGGCCCTGCTCTATGAGGAGGTCCTCTACACCATCCAGCACCGCCTGGGTAAACCCGAGCACCACCACGTCGCCGACTCCCAGGAGCTCTATGCTTACGTGCAAAAG GCTTTCAGCATGGATGCGGAGGAGCACAGGCTCATCATGCAGCAGGTCAAGGAACTGGAG AGCCCAATTTTCTGCCTGAAAGCAACCGTGAAGGAAGCCAAGGGGATTTTGGGTAAAGACGTCAGCG GTTTCAGCGACCCATACTGCCTGCTGGGCATCGAGGCCAAGAGCCAAGAACCGGCCCACGCCGATCACAAGAAGCGGATGAAGGCTGTGGTCAAAGACCTCATCCCTGAAGACCAAATCCATCGCACACAAGTCATAAGCCAGACCCTCAACCCGGTGTGGGACGAGACATTCATTCT GGAGTTTGGAGACGTGGAGACGGCCAGCTTCCACCTGGACATGTG GGACTCGGACATGGTGGAGTCGGTGCGGCACAAGCTGGGGGAGCTGACAGATCTCCATGGCCTCAAACG GATCTTTAAAGATGCTCGCAAAGACAAAGGGCAGGATGATTTCCTGGGAAATGTGGTCCTTCGCCTGAAG GACCTGCACTGCTGGGATGACCGGTGGTACCAGCTGGAGCCACGGACTGAGACGTATCCCAACCGGGGACAGTGTCACCTGCAGTTCCTGCTGACCCACAAGAAG AGGGCCACCACGAGCAGCAGGACACAGCCGAGCTACACTGTACATCgccacctcctgcagcagctggtgtcCTATGAGATCCTTCAGCACCAG GCCGGCAGCATCGCCTGGGACGGGGAGCTGAGCAGGCACGCCAGCACCGTGCTGTACCTGCATGCCACGCAGAAGGATCTCTCTGACTTCCACCAGGTCATGGC gcagTGGCTGGCGTACAGCAAGCTCTACCAGAGCCTGGAGTTCAACAGCAACAGCCTGCTCCACCAGATCACCAGCATTGAGTACCAGTGGGTGCAGGAGCGGCTGAGGCCAGAGCAG aaagcagagctggccGAGTCCTTCCAGTCCTTGCTGACTTACGGGGTCTCCCTCATCCGGAGGTACCGCATCATTTTCCCCCTCTCTGTCCCGAGGTCCCTGGAGAGGCTCCAGTCCCTGCTGCG GGTCCTGGTCCAGATGTGCAAAATGAAAGCCTTCCGGGAGCTGTGCACACCCAGCCCTGACCTCCCCCAGATGGTCTCCGTGGCCCTGAAG TCAGGCACCACGGAGTGGTTTCATATGAAGAAGCAGCACCTCAAGCCCATGGTGAAG AGCACGGAGGAGaatggcaaagccttgtccagACTCCTCCTGGAGGTGATAGGAGATCTCCAGCAGTGCCAGAAGGTCTGGAATAAGTTCTTCATCAA CACTTTGAAGTTGAATCTCTTCTCCATCGCCTACCTGGAGCTGGAGAGCCTG GTTGCAGAGCATGTCCAGGAGGAACTGCGTGAGGTCGACAGCAGCATGTCCAAGCCCACGGCCGAGAGCCTTTTCCAGCTCTACCTGAACCTGCAGGAGCTCTATCGGATGAAGGATTTCGTCCCAAAGAG GGATGGACCTCTGGCTCTGAGCAATTTCCACCAGTGGTTCAAGGAAGCTGTGCCCCAGTGGTTGCAGAAGGCCTACACCATCGCATTGGAGAGGGCACAGAGGGCTGTCCAGATGGACCAG CTGGTGCCTTTTGGGGAGCACAACAAGCACAGCACATCCACCGTCGACCTGTCTACCTGCTACGCCCAGATCGTGAAGACCTGGCAGCAGCTCAACTGGCCTGACCCTGAGGAAGCCTTTATGATCATGGTGAAGCTCGTGGAG GACATGTGCAAAATCGCCCTGATGTACTGCCGGCTCATCAAGGAGAGGGCTGAGGCTCTGTCACTCAGAGAGCAGAATGAGGGCGAAGCTGCCAACAGG CTCTGCATCGTGGTGAACAACGTCAAACAGCTGCGGCTGCTGATCCTGAAGCTGCCATTGCAGCTGGACTGGGCCCAGCTGGAGCAGCGCACAGGGGCCATCATTGACCAGCAGCAGATCCAGCACACGCTGCACCACCAGCTTGACAGCACTGTCTCCTGCCTGGACCACGAGGTCCGGGATGTAGTCCAAGCCCTGGCTACCAAG CTGGAGAAGGGCATCGCCAGGCACATCCAGGAGCTCTCATCTTCCAACGACACTGGGGAGCCCGAGGAT GCCATCATCCCGCTCATGAAGTTCCTGGAGTCGGAGCTGCAGTATCTCAATGAGCATCTGGTCCAGGAGAACTTCAAAAG CCTCCTCACTCTCCTCTGGCATCACACCCTGGCCGTGCTGTCAGCAGCCGCGGGGCAGCAGGTCTCCTCGGCCCAGCGCTACAAGAAGCTGCACTGTGCCCTGAAG AGCCTGGAGCTGTGCTTCCATGCCGAGGGCTGTGGGCTGCCGCTGGAGACCCTCCGCACAGCAGCCTTCCAG TCGCTGGAGCCGCACCTGGCCCTCTGCTCCGCCACCAGCCGCAAACTCATCCAGAAATACTTCAGCAACAGGATCCAGCAGCAG CTGAACACCAGTTCAGAGAAGTACGGAGCCGTGACGATCAAAGCGCTGTACCGCCCTTCGGAGCAGAAGCTGCACGTGGAAGTGCTCAACGCCGTCAACCTCATCCCACTGGACTCCAATG CTTGA